The Halomonas sp. 'Soap Lake #6' genomic sequence CCGAGCACTACAAAACCCCATAACACCGCGAAAGGAGGTACAAGAAAAGTAACGGTCAGAGAGCGTAACGGACCGATGTCTGCGATCAATCGAAAATAAAGGATATAAGCCAGGGAGGTGCATACAAAACCAAGTGCCAGCAGGCTAAGCCAAATGTTACCTTGGAGCCAGTCGATTTTTGGGCCGGTTGCAATCGTCCACACTAAGAAGGGAGTCAGAAATATAGTCGCGCCTAATTGGCTGCCAAATGCAACCAGCGTTGAATCGAGCCCTCCTTGTTGAGTTACCCAGCGTCTTGTTAAAAAACTGGCAAAACCATAACCGATAGTGGCTACTATGCAGGCGGTAACGCCAATGAATATATTGCCTGCTACATTTGAGTCACCCACAGTAGTAATGACTGCGATACCAATAATGCCAAGCATTATACCTATCCACTTTCTAACGGATAAACTCTCGCTAA encodes the following:
- a CDS encoding DMT family transporter; this translates as MRTIDYMRLLSLAAIWGASFLFMRITSPEIGAVNTAFFRVFFGFIGLAILIFAIQKSLEFRGKLGKILILGIINSGIPFLMYGIAATLLPSGYSAILNATTPLMGAMIGFFVFSESLSVRKWIGIMLGIIGIAVITTVGDSNVAGNIFIGVTACIVATIGYGFASFLTRRWVTQQGGLDSTLVAFGSQLGATIFLTPFLVWTIATGPKIDWLQGNIWLSLLALGFVCTSLAYILYFRLIADIGPLRSLTVTFLVPPFAVLWGFVVLGETISSGFLLGSLIVLLSVWLIVSPDSQTQKIA